The window CTTTTTTATTGCAGTTGTTTTTTTTATTGGCAAATAATCATGCTTACTCACAGGGGTGGGCTAAATCATTCCTCGGCACAACGGCAGATAATGATAATTCATATTGCATAGCCAGAGGAGCGTCAGGCGATATTTATATTGGTGGCGGTTTTCGCACCACAGTAGATTCCGATCCCAATGGCGGTGTATCTAACCTTACTGTTCCCGCATCGGGAAGCGGAGCGCAGGGAGGTTTTTTCGGAAGATATACTTCAGCAGGTGTTATTTCATGGGCAAAACAAATTACAGGTTCTACCACCACCAGCCCCGTGCAACAAACAATTGTTCAGGGAATTGTTGTTGACGCAGCTGAAAGCAATATATATGTTACAGGGGTGTTTCTCGGTACAAACGTTAATTTTAATCCGGGTGGTTCAGCATTAATGACATCCAACAGCACCACCCGCGATATATTTATTGCGAGTTATACAACAGCCGGAGTGTATAATTGGGCTTACCGGATAGGCGCGGCTAACAGTGATTACGGATATGGAATAGCCATTGACGCAAGCAATAATATTTATGTAACAGGCACTTTTAACGGGACAATGGATTTTAATCCCAATGGAACCGGAGGTGCAAAAAATTTAACCAGCAACAGCAGTCAGGATATATTTGTGGCAAGTTATACAAGTGCCGGAGTTTGGAGATGGGCGTTTGGTATAGGAGGAACATCAAGCAACGAATACGGATACAAAGTAAAAGTAGACGCTGCAGCAAGCAATATTTTTATTTGCGGAAGTTTTACAGGCACCAATGTTGATTTTGACCCAAGCGGTGCAAATGCATATCTGACATCTCAAGGCGGCACTAATCAGGATGGTTTTGTTGCAAAATATACTACAGCCGCTGGCGCCTATGTATGGGCAAATAAAATAGGAGCAGGAGCGGCAACTCCAAATATTGTTGAAGCGATGGGGATTTCTCGTGACGCAAGCGATAATATATATGTTGCAGGATATTTTTATGCATCAACTATTATTGCACCGGCATTAACAAGAATCGGAAGTCGGGATTGTTTTTATGCAAAATACAATTCCGCAGGAACATTGCAATGGGCGAAAAATATTGGAACAGCAAGTAATTTAGTTGCGGGACAAGATGTATATACTGATGGTAGCAATGTAAATGTTGTTGGGTATTATAGCAATACTATTGATTTTGATCCGGGTGCTGGAGTAGAAAACGGAACATGTGCAGGTACCACTTGTTTGTTTTTTACTCAATACAGTGCCGCAGATGGTTCCTTTCTCTGCAAAGGTACAGTTGACGGGGGAGTCGGAAACATTGAGTACGCCAATGCTGTAACCGGAGGTGGAGGAACTACAAATTTCTATATCACCGGATGGTTTGCAGGCACTAATGTTGATTTTGACGCTACCACTGGAAGTATGCTGCTTACATCACAAGGTGGCGGAGGGAACAGCGATGTTTTTTTTGCAAAGTATGCAAACAATACTGGTGGAGCAGGGTGTAAAATTGGTCCGCTTCCTATAGAGCTTTTATCCTTCACAGCAAACTGTAAAAACACTAATGTAAAAATCAACTGGCAAACAGCCAGTGAACAGAACAACGATTATTTTACCATTGAAAGAGCAGCACAGGGGCAGAATGGGAAGATGGAAGATTGGAATGTTGTTGGCACAGTAAAAGGAGCAGGCAATTCTACCACCGTTCAGAATTATGAATTTGTAGATGCCGAAATTTCATCTCAATACTCAATACCCAATACCCAATACTACTATCGCTTAAAACAAACCGACTATAACGGCAAATACGAATACTTTGGACCCATATCAGTGAACTGCAATTCAGAGCATGTAATAAATATTCTACCGACTGTTTCAAGTGGATATTTTACAGTTGTTGGAAAAGGAAAAGCAGATATAAATGTTTATACATTACTTGGGCAAAAAGTTTTCTCAATAAAAGATGAATCACTTCCTTTTGTGGTTGATCTTACTGTGAACAGCACAGGCACTTATTTGATTCAAGTAGTAATATCAGAAAAAGTAATAAACCAGAAACTCATCATTCAAAAATAAATCCTTAATCAACTAATCCTAAACTAAATTTTATGCCACTACAAACCGATCGCCCCAAAGCCCAGTACAACTGCGGACAAGAAGAACTCTACGCAGTCGCAATCCTCGGATGGAACAGTTACCTCGATAATGTTCCCGACTTCACAAATCACCTCACCACCTACACGCTCGCTTACGGCAACGCACAAAAAGCAGCCGTCACCGCAGCCAGCGATATGCCCGATGCACAGCAGCGCGATGAAATCTCAGAATCCTTCCGCATCCTCCTCGAAGACGAAGCCGACAAATGTCTTATCCAATGGAAGAACCTTGAAAGTTATATCCTTCACTCCTTCCCCGAAAAACTTCACAAAGCAAAACTCGAAGGAGCGGGCTCCACGCATTATGATTCAGCAGCAAATAATAATTGGGATGAAGTAGATGCCCTAATGAAATCCGGGAAAAAATTTATCACCGACAACAACGCAAAACTCACCACCGGAGGAATGCCCGCAGCATTTCCTGCCACATTCAACACCGTCAAAACCGATTTTGAAAAAGCATTCACAGATTTTGAAGACGCGCAACAAGACAACGAAGAAATCCGCGATGCGAAAATAAACGCCAACAATGCCCTTCACGATTCACTCACTTCCATGTTCGATGACGGGCAAAAAATCTATCGCAACAATGCAGCAAAGCGCGACCGCTTTACCTTTTCAACAGTCCTCTCACTCGTTTCAGGCGCAGGTCTCGCAGGAGTCAAAGGCACTTGCAGTCCCGATTCAGCAGTATCGGCAGGAATCACAATTAAATGTGTCGCTCAAAATAAATCCACCACTGCCGATGATACAGGCAAATACACCCTCAACCTCCAAAGCGGAGATAACATAGCCGTAGATTATTCCGCTCCCGGATTTGTAAGCAAAACAATCACCCTCAATATCTCAGTCGGAACAATGAGCACACAAAACATAACCCTCATTCCAGCCCCGCCACCACCACAACCGCCCATTCCTGCATAAATGGGACAATTTTGAGGTTCTAAACGAGCATAATTAGGTTCTAAAGAAGCATAATTGGGTTCTAAGATGCCATAATCAGGTTCTGAACGAGCATAACTTAATTCTAAAGAAGCATAATTACGTTCTAAAAAGAAATAATTATCTTCTAAAGGAGCATATTTTATTTCTAAAAAGGAATAATCATCTTCTAAAAAAAAATATTCTATTTCTTAATTCCCCTTTTTGCAAACTTAAAATGTCAAACACATGGCGCATGAAAGGTAGAAGCCATTATAGTTCTGCATGCGCCAAGAGTTTGCCATTTTTTTACCGTTCATGCAAACAAATAAACTAAAATGATAGAAATACGAATGAAAAAAAGAAAAACATACGACACACGGGTTAAATATTTGGTGAGAAAAGGATTGCTCCCCGACTTATACCGCAAACAAATTCACCGCAGTTTGATAAGCAAATGGAAAAGAGAAGCACCCGAAAAATATACTGGGCACGAACTTAACGACAGCATCGCGGAACTCTATGAACTGATGAAAAAAATTTCAGAAGACCAGCGCTTGCAGAAAACTTTACTCGCATTTTACCGAATAAATAAAACATTGAAGGATATTATCGGAACAGGAAGTGATTACATAAAAAAAATCCGAGAACATAAACATCAAATAGTTGACGCAATTCAACGAGCAAAGAAAAGTATCGGCATCAAAAGAGGAATAAAACTTTTCGGAATCAGCAAAAGCACTTATAGAATCTGGGCAATGGAAACTTATTTTCGTTGCGGACAATCATTAAGTAAATTATGCAACAGCACATATCCGCAACAACTTACCGTAAACGAAATTCACAAAATGCACCGTATATTGAGCAACGGAAAATACTTGCACTGGCCTATAATTTCGGTTGCCTATTATGGAATGAAGCGTTCTCTATTGAAAGCACATCCGAACACTTGGTATAAATATGCACGCCTGATGAAAATAAAACGCAAGCGTCACAGAAAGATTCATAGAAAATATGCAGAAGGAATAAGAGCCAATGCCCCGAATGAAAAATGGCACGCAGACATTACAGAACTTCAGACAGCAGACGGAAATATATCCTACATCTATCTCGTAATAGACAATTATTCCCGATACATTACTTCGTGGAGAGTAGCGGACAGGGTTTGCGCTAAACTTCGCTTAGACACTTTTGCAGAAACGATTGAGAAAGCAGGAATAAAACCCATTAAGAGAAAGAAAAATAAAACAGAATTAATTGTTGACGGAGGTACAGAAAACAATAATAAAAAAGTAGAAACATTCATAGAAAAATATCCGGTAAAAAAACTCATTGCATTAAAACATATTCTAAAATCAAATGCAATGGTGGAATCCGTAAATAAAATTATCAAATACGACTACCTCTTTCCCCGACACATTCTCAATCAATCTGAACTTACAAACCTGATGAGCAAAGTAGTAATCCCGGACTACAACGACAAACGACCGCATGGATCTCTCAACGGACTGACACCATTGGAAGCATACGGAAAAAAGAAAGTGAACTTCAAAAGAATCCGCGAAAGAATGATAGAAGCCCACATAGACAGAGTAAAATATAATCGGACACACTCTTGCGTTGGTTGTCCTTTCGGCTGCAAGCAACAATCAGCAAACTAATCCACACCGACAGACAAAATATTTATAGACAAATGTGTAATCAGAAAGAAAAAAGTTCTATTATTGACTCTTCAAACCGACTGTTTCTTATAAGAAACAAAATCTGCTGTAAGACCTTGTGAAATCACACATCGGACAGACAAATACAAGGGTGCGCGCACAGTAATTAACATCCGCTTTGCGGCATGCGGGCTGACTTTTCCGTGGACAGTTCCTTCATTTGTTTTAATTTTGTAATCGGTGGACAGGAAATCAATTAAACATCCGCCCGACCGCAAAGCGGAGGAACGTTGTGGGCAATAGACCGCGCGACAAATTTTCGGAGTTTGACGCTTAATTTCTCGCGGGACAAATACGCAGAAATTTTAATAATTTGACTTATGGACAGACAAACCCTTATATTTGTCAACGAGAATAAAAAAGCAAAAAAATGAAAACAAAATTATTCATCACCTTATTCGCTATTGTTAATGCTTTTGTAAATGCTCAACAGTATCCACCTATGCTTAAAAACACTGAATGGTTTATGAAAACTTCTTGTCCATGGGTTGGAAATTCTTCTAAATGGTACAATCTGATCAACGATTCAATTATTAATGGAATAACATATAAGCAGTACTCGCCTTCAAATGGCGGGTATTTATCTTTTGTGAGAGAAGATACTTTACAAAAGAAAGTATGGATTAATATTAATTCACAAGATAAATTACTTTATGACTTCAACTTGACAGTGGGGGATACATTTACAACTGCCACATACCAAAATGTCAAATTTGTGCTTGTATTACAAGATTCTGTCAGCACTTGTGCTGGTCAAAGAAAAAGAATGAAGTTTAATCCAGTACCTGGACAATCTTCACAGCCCGTTGATTTTGAGTGTATAGAGGGTGTTGGTTCATTGTTCGATCCATTTGCTTTATTTTATAGAGCAAATCCTCCTGACCAATGTGGAAGTCTTTTAATTTGCTGCCATCAAAATAATATAGTAAATTATGTTGACACAGATCCCGATTCAGTTATTATTTGTCCGGAAAATTGTTTACCCATTCTGAAAATAAATGAGAATACCGATTTAAATATAAGTATGCATTCTAAGATTTATCCCAACCCATTTTCCAATAAGTCAACTATGCAGACAGACAACTTCTTAAAATGTGCAACCTTGACATTTTACAGTTCATTCGGACAACCAGTAAAACAAATAAAAAATATTTCTGAGCAGACGGTTACTTTGCACCGTGACAATTTACCAAGTGGACTTTATTTCATTCGGCTGACACAGGATAATAAAGTAATCGCGGCTGACAAATTAGTAATCACGGACAACTGACACGACTGTACAATGTACCTGAAATCTTCACTAACGACATTGACAAAAAAGTTTCTACTGCCCACAACACGGGGTTTGCGTAATGGCGGTTGACGAATAATTTGAAAGTGTGTGCAAGTAATTATCTTTGTAGCGGGGGGACAGTGATGTGGTTTCAAATCCGCCACTAACGCAAACCCCGAACTCGTTAGCGGTCATGTTCAACGACAGCAAATCCGCGACAGTTTGTAAAGTCATCGGGGGACCCCCGCCTGCTTTAAGCACCACTCGTTACCACCAATTGCAAAAATCGCGGACAATTACGGACGCAAACAGACGCGGACGGACTTGCATGAAAACTTGTAAGTGCTGACAGCATAAACAAACTTCAACGGACGCTTACGGACGCAGACAGACCACACTATAGACAGAATAATGCAACGGATTATAAAAAAATACAACGGACGCTTACGGACGCGGACAGACCGGACTACAGCAGACCATGCAACAGGTGGTAACATCCGCTTGCCGTCATGCGGGTTTTCGTTTGGCAGAATGTTTTTTATTTCTATTTTTGCTTTGTGCGGGCGGACAGTAAATCAATTCTTTCTCCCGCCCGAACGGCAAGCGGAGGAGCGTTAGCGGCAATTGCACACGGACACCAACAGACACCAACAGACACTTACGGACTTTAGTAAACAGACAATGACGGAAAATTTATTACACTACTCTATTACAGAAAAGATAATCCGAAGTTTCTTTACGGTCAATAA is drawn from Bacteroidota bacterium and contains these coding sequences:
- a CDS encoding carboxypeptidase regulatory-like domain-containing protein; amino-acid sequence: MPLQTDRPKAQYNCGQEELYAVAILGWNSYLDNVPDFTNHLTTYTLAYGNAQKAAVTAASDMPDAQQRDEISESFRILLEDEADKCLIQWKNLESYILHSFPEKLHKAKLEGAGSTHYDSAANNNWDEVDALMKSGKKFITDNNAKLTTGGMPAAFPATFNTVKTDFEKAFTDFEDAQQDNEEIRDAKINANNALHDSLTSMFDDGQKIYRNNAAKRDRFTFSTVLSLVSGAGLAGVKGTCSPDSAVSAGITIKCVAQNKSTTADDTGKYTLNLQSGDNIAVDYSAPGFVSKTITLNISVGTMSTQNITLIPAPPPPQPPIPA
- a CDS encoding T9SS type A sorting domain-containing protein gives rise to the protein MVNKSVNIISRLSFLLQLFFLLANNHAYSQGWAKSFLGTTADNDNSYCIARGASGDIYIGGGFRTTVDSDPNGGVSNLTVPASGSGAQGGFFGRYTSAGVISWAKQITGSTTTSPVQQTIVQGIVVDAAESNIYVTGVFLGTNVNFNPGGSALMTSNSTTRDIFIASYTTAGVYNWAYRIGAANSDYGYGIAIDASNNIYVTGTFNGTMDFNPNGTGGAKNLTSNSSQDIFVASYTSAGVWRWAFGIGGTSSNEYGYKVKVDAAASNIFICGSFTGTNVDFDPSGANAYLTSQGGTNQDGFVAKYTTAAGAYVWANKIGAGAATPNIVEAMGISRDASDNIYVAGYFYASTIIAPALTRIGSRDCFYAKYNSAGTLQWAKNIGTASNLVAGQDVYTDGSNVNVVGYYSNTIDFDPGAGVENGTCAGTTCLFFTQYSAADGSFLCKGTVDGGVGNIEYANAVTGGGGTTNFYITGWFAGTNVDFDATTGSMLLTSQGGGGNSDVFFAKYANNTGGAGCKIGPLPIELLSFTANCKNTNVKINWQTASEQNNDYFTIERAAQGQNGKMEDWNVVGTVKGAGNSTTVQNYEFVDAEISSQYSIPNTQYYYRLKQTDYNGKYEYFGPISVNCNSEHVINILPTVSSGYFTVVGKGKADINVYTLLGQKVFSIKDESLPFVVDLTVNSTGTYLIQVVISEKVINQKLIIQK
- a CDS encoding T9SS type A sorting domain-containing protein, with product MKTKLFITLFAIVNAFVNAQQYPPMLKNTEWFMKTSCPWVGNSSKWYNLINDSIINGITYKQYSPSNGGYLSFVREDTLQKKVWININSQDKLLYDFNLTVGDTFTTATYQNVKFVLVLQDSVSTCAGQRKRMKFNPVPGQSSQPVDFECIEGVGSLFDPFALFYRANPPDQCGSLLICCHQNNIVNYVDTDPDSVIICPENCLPILKINENTDLNISMHSKIYPNPFSNKSTMQTDNFLKCATLTFYSSFGQPVKQIKNISEQTVTLHRDNLPSGLYFIRLTQDNKVIAADKLVITDN
- a CDS encoding DDE-type integrase/transposase/recombinase; this encodes MKKRKTYDTRVKYLVRKGLLPDLYRKQIHRSLISKWKREAPEKYTGHELNDSIAELYELMKKISEDQRLQKTLLAFYRINKTLKDIIGTGSDYIKKIREHKHQIVDAIQRAKKSIGIKRGIKLFGISKSTYRIWAMETYFRCGQSLSKLCNSTYPQQLTVNEIHKMHRILSNGKYLHWPIISVAYYGMKRSLLKAHPNTWYKYARLMKIKRKRHRKIHRKYAEGIRANAPNEKWHADITELQTADGNISYIYLVIDNYSRYITSWRVADRVCAKLRLDTFAETIEKAGIKPIKRKKNKTELIVDGGTENNNKKVETFIEKYPVKKLIALKHILKSNAMVESVNKIIKYDYLFPRHILNQSELTNLMSKVVIPDYNDKRPHGSLNGLTPLEAYGKKKVNFKRIRERMIEAHIDRVKYNRTHSCVGCPFGCKQQSAN